A window of the Pseudomonas sp. B21_DOA genome harbors these coding sequences:
- the rluB gene encoding 23S rRNA pseudouridine(2605) synthase RluB codes for MSDINQKDDQEIGPAGEKLQKVLARIGVGSRRDVEAWISQGRIKVNGKDATLGLRVDMHDAITIDGKVIKREEAAESVRRVIMYNKPDGEICTRDDPEGRPTVFDKLPRPKEGRWINIGRLDINTTGLLMFTTDGELANRLMHPSYEMDREYAVRVRGEVDDEMIERLKAGVVLEDGPARFTDIQQAPGGEGFNHWYHCVVMEGRNREVRRLWESQGLVVSRLKRVRFGPVFLNSDLPMGRWREMSQYEVDVLSAEVGLTPVAMPQLNAKSKDKLERMQRKSSRPMAKTERVRTLRPAAGAPTGPRPGREPQIEGERPGRKPVARDGERAPRPANGRTERGERGAPAGRGTPVADRPADTTNKRPAKPAPKRPGIKLVDGDKPSGKRRGAPAGSGQRPGFGRKKPE; via the coding sequence ATGAGTGACATCAATCAGAAAGACGACCAGGAAATCGGCCCAGCAGGCGAAAAGTTGCAGAAGGTCCTCGCCCGTATCGGCGTCGGCTCGCGCCGTGACGTCGAAGCCTGGATCAGCCAGGGCCGGATCAAGGTCAATGGCAAAGACGCCACCCTCGGCCTGCGCGTCGACATGCACGACGCCATTACCATCGATGGCAAGGTGATCAAACGCGAAGAGGCCGCCGAATCGGTGCGCCGCGTGATCATGTACAACAAGCCTGACGGCGAGATCTGCACCCGTGACGACCCGGAAGGCCGTCCAACCGTGTTCGACAAGCTGCCGCGTCCGAAAGAAGGCCGCTGGATCAACATCGGCCGTCTCGACATCAACACCACCGGTCTGCTGATGTTCACCACTGACGGTGAACTGGCCAACCGTTTGATGCACCCGTCCTACGAGATGGACCGCGAGTACGCCGTGCGTGTACGCGGTGAAGTCGATGACGAGATGATCGAACGCCTGAAGGCCGGCGTGGTGCTGGAAGATGGTCCGGCGCGTTTTACCGATATTCAACAGGCGCCGGGCGGTGAAGGCTTCAACCACTGGTACCACTGCGTGGTCATGGAAGGGCGCAACCGTGAAGTGCGTCGTCTGTGGGAATCGCAGGGTCTGGTGGTCAGCCGTCTGAAGCGTGTGCGTTTCGGTCCGGTGTTCCTCAACTCCGATCTGCCGATGGGCCGCTGGCGCGAAATGAGCCAGTACGAAGTCGACGTGCTCAGCGCCGAAGTCGGCCTGACCCCGGTGGCAATGCCGCAGCTGAACGCCAAGAGCAAGGACAAGCTCGAACGCATGCAGCGTAAATCGTCGCGGCCGATGGCCAAGACCGAGCGCGTACGCACCCTGCGTCCAGCCGCTGGCGCACCGACCGGGCCACGCCCGGGCCGCGAGCCGCAGATTGAAGGCGAGCGTCCTGGCCGCAAACCGGTTGCCCGTGATGGCGAGCGTGCACCGCGTCCGGCCAATGGTCGTACCGAGCGTGGCGAACGCGGCGCGCCTGCCGGTCGCGGTACGCCGGTCGCGGATCGTCCAGCCGACACCACCAACAAGCGCCCGGCCAAACCGGCGCCGAAGCGTCCAGGGATCAAACTGGTCGACGGCGACAAGCCCTCGGGCAAACGCCGCGGCGCACCGGCCGGTTCCGGTCAGCGCCCGGGTTTCGGTCGCAAGAAGCCTGAGTGA
- a CDS encoding amino acid permease, whose product MSGQPSQSGELKRGLKNRHIQLIALGGAIGTGLFLGSAGVLKSAGPSMILGYAICGFIAFMIMRQLGEMIVEEPVAGSFSHFAHKYWGGFAGFLSGWNCWILYILVGMSELTAVGKYIHYWAPDIPTWVSAAAFFVLINAINLANVKVFGEAEFWFAIIKVVAIVGMIALGSYLLVSGHGGPQASVSNLWSHGGFFPNGVSGLVMAMAIIMFSFGGLEMLGFTAAEADKPKTVIPKAINQVIYRILIFYIGALVILLSLTPWDSLLETLNASGDSYSGSPFVQVFSMLGSNTAAHILNFVVLTAALSVYNSGTYCNSRMLLGMAEQGDAPKGLAKIDKRGVPVRSILASAAVTLVAVLLNYLIPQHALELLMSLVVATLVINWAMISYSHFKFRQHMNQTKQTPLFKALWYPYGNFVCLAFVVFILGVMLLIPGIQISVYAIPVWVVFMWVCYLIKNKRSVQPVVAATAK is encoded by the coding sequence ATGAGTGGACAACCCTCGCAATCAGGCGAGCTTAAACGCGGCCTGAAAAATCGCCATATTCAACTGATCGCCCTCGGTGGCGCGATCGGTACCGGATTGTTCCTCGGTTCTGCCGGGGTACTGAAATCCGCCGGCCCGTCGATGATCCTCGGCTACGCCATCTGCGGCTTCATCGCCTTCATGATCATGCGCCAGCTCGGCGAAATGATCGTCGAAGAGCCGGTGGCCGGTTCCTTCAGCCACTTTGCCCACAAATACTGGGGCGGTTTCGCCGGTTTTCTCTCGGGCTGGAACTGCTGGATTCTGTACATTCTGGTGGGCATGTCCGAGCTGACAGCGGTCGGCAAGTACATCCATTACTGGGCGCCGGACATCCCGACCTGGGTCTCCGCTGCCGCATTCTTTGTGCTGATCAACGCGATTAACCTGGCCAACGTCAAAGTCTTCGGTGAAGCCGAATTCTGGTTCGCGATCATCAAGGTTGTGGCCATCGTCGGCATGATCGCGCTGGGCAGCTACCTGCTGGTCAGCGGCCACGGCGGCCCGCAAGCGTCGGTGAGTAACCTGTGGTCCCACGGCGGTTTCTTCCCCAACGGAGTGAGCGGTCTGGTGATGGCCATGGCGATCATCATGTTCTCCTTCGGCGGTCTGGAAATGCTCGGTTTCACCGCAGCCGAAGCCGACAAGCCGAAAACCGTGATCCCGAAAGCGATCAATCAGGTGATCTACCGCATCCTGATTTTCTACATCGGCGCGCTGGTGATCCTGTTGTCGCTGACCCCGTGGGACAGCCTGCTGGAAACCCTCAACGCGTCCGGCGATTCCTATAGCGGCAGCCCGTTCGTCCAGGTGTTTTCGATGCTCGGTAGCAACACCGCCGCGCACATCCTCAACTTCGTCGTGCTGACCGCTGCGCTGTCGGTGTACAACAGTGGCACCTACTGCAATAGCCGCATGCTGCTGGGCATGGCCGAGCAGGGTGATGCACCGAAAGGCCTGGCGAAGATCGACAAGCGCGGCGTGCCGGTGCGTTCGATTCTGGCGTCGGCGGCAGTGACGCTGGTTGCCGTGTTGCTCAACTATCTGATCCCGCAACACGCGCTGGAACTGCTGATGTCGCTGGTGGTTGCGACGCTGGTGATCAACTGGGCGATGATCAGCTACTCGCACTTCAAGTTCCGCCAGCACATGAACCAGACCAAGCAGACGCCGCTGTTCAAGGCGCTGTGGTATCCGTACGGCAACTTCGTCTGCCTGGCGTTCGTGGTGTTCATCCTCGGCGTGATGCTGCTGATCCCGGGGATCCAGATCTCGGTGTATGCGATTCCGGTGTGGGTGGTGTTCATGTGGGTCTGCTACCTGATCAAGAACAAGCGCAGTGTGCAGCCGGTGGTGGCTGCAACGGCGAAATAA
- a CDS encoding MFS transporter, whose translation MSEPQRPLAVTLQVVSIVLFTFIGYLNIGIPLAVLPGYVHSDLGFGAVIAGLVISVQYLATLLSRPYAGKIIDNQGSKRAVMIGLAGCGLSGVFMLISAWTPNLPLLSLISLLIGRLVLGSAESLVGSGSIGWGIGRVGAANTAKVISWNGIASYGALAIGAPFGVWLVSRLGLWSMGVSIILLALLGLALAWPKTAAPIVAGERLPFMHVLGKVFPHGCGLALGSIGFGTIATFITLYYATQHWDNAVLCLSLFGASFIGARLLFGNLINRLGGFRVAIACLSVETLGLLLLWIAPDAHWALAGAALSGFGFSLVFPALGVEAVNLVPASSRGAAVGAYSLFIDLSLGITGPLAGAIAAGFGFASIFLFAAFAALSGLGLSVYLYKHTARYREA comes from the coding sequence ATATCCGAGCCCCAGCGTCCGCTGGCGGTTACGCTGCAAGTAGTTTCCATCGTCCTCTTCACCTTCATCGGTTACCTGAACATCGGCATCCCGCTCGCCGTGTTGCCGGGCTATGTCCACAGCGACCTCGGTTTCGGCGCAGTGATCGCCGGGCTGGTGATCAGCGTGCAATACCTCGCCACCCTGCTCAGCCGCCCGTACGCCGGCAAGATCATCGACAACCAGGGCAGCAAACGCGCGGTGATGATCGGCCTCGCGGGTTGTGGCTTGAGCGGCGTGTTCATGCTGATCTCGGCGTGGACACCGAACCTGCCGCTGCTGAGCCTGATCAGCCTGTTGATTGGCCGCCTGGTGCTGGGTAGCGCGGAAAGCCTGGTCGGTTCCGGCTCGATTGGCTGGGGCATCGGTCGCGTCGGCGCGGCAAATACGGCGAAAGTGATTTCCTGGAACGGCATCGCCAGTTACGGCGCCCTGGCGATCGGCGCGCCGTTCGGTGTGTGGCTGGTGAGCCGGCTGGGTTTGTGGAGCATGGGCGTGAGCATCATCCTCCTCGCTTTGCTCGGTCTGGCGCTGGCATGGCCGAAAACTGCGGCACCGATTGTTGCCGGTGAACGCCTGCCGTTCATGCACGTGCTCGGCAAAGTCTTCCCGCATGGTTGCGGGCTCGCGCTGGGTTCGATCGGTTTTGGCACCATCGCCACTTTCATTACCCTGTATTACGCGACTCAGCACTGGGACAACGCCGTGCTGTGCCTGAGCCTGTTCGGCGCCAGCTTCATCGGCGCGCGGCTGCTGTTCGGCAACCTGATCAACCGCCTCGGCGGCTTCCGCGTGGCGATTGCCTGCCTGTCGGTGGAAACCTTGGGTTTGTTGTTGCTGTGGATCGCACCGGATGCACACTGGGCATTGGCCGGCGCGGCGCTGAGCGGCTTCGGTTTCTCGCTGGTGTTCCCGGCGCTGGGCGTGGAGGCAGTGAATCTGGTCCCGGCCTCCAGCCGTGGCGCGGCGGTCGGTGCCTATTCGTTGTTCATTGATTTGTCGCTGGGGATCACCGGACCGCTGGCCGGGGCGATTGCGGCGGGGTTCGGCTTTGCGTCGATCTTTCTGTTCGCAGCCTTCGCGGCGTTGAGTGGACTCGGTCTGAGTGTCTATCTGTACAAGCACACGGCGAGATACCGCGAGGCTTAA
- a CDS encoding aspartate/tyrosine/aromatic aminotransferase has product MHFDAIGRVPGDPILGLMEAYAQDANPRKFDLGVGVYKDAQGLTPIPEAVKIAEARLVESQDTKTYIGGHGNPLFGKVINELVLGADSQLLTEQRAGATQTPGGTGALRLAADFIAQCLPGKGVWLSNPTWPIHETIFAAAKVKVSHYPYVGSDNRLDVEAMLAVLREVPKGDVVLLHACCHNPTGFDLSHDDWKRVLEVVRNRDLLPLIDFAYQGFGDGLEQDAWSTRLFAAQVPELLITSSCSKNFGLYRDRTGALIVCATSADKLIDIRSQLANIARNLWSTPPDHGAAVVATILADPELKARWADEVEAMRLRIAQLRSGLVEALEPHGLRERFAHIGVQRGMFSYTGLSPEQVKTLRERHSVYMVSSGRANVAGIDATRLALLADAIASACK; this is encoded by the coding sequence ATGCACTTCGACGCCATCGGCCGGGTTCCCGGCGACCCGATTCTCGGTTTGATGGAGGCCTATGCGCAGGATGCCAATCCGCGCAAATTCGACCTCGGCGTTGGCGTCTACAAGGATGCCCAGGGCCTGACGCCGATCCCGGAGGCGGTGAAAATCGCCGAAGCGCGACTGGTCGAAAGCCAGGACACCAAGACCTACATCGGTGGCCATGGCAACCCGCTGTTCGGCAAGGTCATCAATGAGCTGGTGCTCGGCGCCGACTCACAACTGCTCACCGAACAACGCGCCGGCGCCACCCAGACCCCGGGCGGCACCGGTGCCCTGCGGCTGGCGGCCGACTTCATTGCGCAATGCCTGCCGGGCAAAGGCGTGTGGTTGAGCAACCCGACCTGGCCGATCCACGAAACCATCTTCGCCGCCGCCAAGGTCAAGGTCAGCCACTACCCGTACGTCGGCAGCGACAACCGCCTCGATGTCGAAGCCATGCTCGCTGTGCTCAGGGAAGTGCCGAAGGGCGACGTAGTGCTGTTGCACGCGTGCTGCCACAACCCGACCGGTTTCGACCTCAGCCATGACGACTGGAAGCGTGTGCTGGAAGTGGTGCGCAACCGCGACCTGCTGCCGCTGATCGACTTCGCTTATCAGGGTTTTGGTGATGGTCTGGAGCAGGACGCGTGGTCGACCCGGTTGTTCGCGGCGCAAGTGCCGGAACTGCTGATCACCAGTTCCTGCTCGAAGAACTTCGGCCTGTACCGCGACCGCACCGGTGCGCTGATCGTCTGCGCGACCAGCGCCGACAAGCTCATCGACATCCGCAGTCAACTGGCCAATATCGCCCGCAACCTGTGGTCGACGCCGCCGGATCACGGTGCTGCGGTGGTCGCGACCATCCTTGCCGATCCAGAGCTGAAAGCGCGCTGGGCCGATGAAGTGGAAGCCATGCGCTTGCGGATCGCGCAGCTGCGCAGCGGTCTGGTCGAAGCGCTGGAGCCCCACGGTTTGCGCGAGCGTTTTGCGCACATTGGCGTGCAACGCGGGATGTTCTCCTACACCGGCCTGTCGCCGGAACAGGTGAAAACCCTGCGCGAGCGGCACAGCGTGTACATGGTCAGCTCGGGCCGGGCCAACGTCGCCGGCATCGACGCCACCCGCCTCGCCTTGCTGGCTGACGCCATCGCCAGCGCTTGCAAATAG
- a CDS encoding 4a-hydroxytetrahydrobiopterin dehydratase translates to MSTLNQAHCEACRADAPQVSDEELPILIKQIPDWNIEVRDGIMQLEKVFLFKNFKHALAFTNAVGEISEAEGHHPGLLTEWGKVTVTWWSHSIKGLHRNDFIMAARTDEVAKTAEGRK, encoded by the coding sequence ATGTCGACTTTGAACCAAGCCCACTGCGAAGCCTGCCGCGCCGATGCGCCACAAGTCAGCGATGAAGAACTGCCGATCCTGATCAAGCAGATCCCTGACTGGAACATCGAAGTACGCGACGGCATCATGCAGCTGGAGAAAGTTTTCCTGTTCAAGAACTTCAAACATGCGCTGGCATTCACCAACGCAGTGGGCGAGATTTCCGAGGCCGAAGGTCACCACCCGGGTCTGCTGACCGAATGGGGCAAAGTCACCGTGACCTGGTGGAGCCACTCGATCAAAGGCCTGCACCGCAACGACTTCATCATGGCCGCGCGCACTGACGAAGTGGCCAAGACCGCAGAAGGACGCAAGTAA
- the phhA gene encoding phenylalanine 4-monooxygenase, which yields MKQTQYVAREPDAQGFIDYPAEEHAVWNTLITRQLKVIEGRACQEYLDGIEKLGLPHDRIPQLAEINKVLGETTGWQVARVPALIPFQTFFELLASKQFPVATFIRTREELDYLQEPDIFHEIFGHCPLLTNPYFAEFTHTYGKLGLQATKEERVYLARLYWMTIEFGLVDTPQGKRIYGGGILSSPKETVYCLSDEPEHQRFDPLEAMRTPYRIDILQPLYFVLPNLKRLFDVAHEDIMAMVRQGMQLGLHAPKFPPKPKAA from the coding sequence ATGAAGCAGACGCAATACGTGGCTCGCGAGCCCGATGCGCAAGGTTTTATCGACTACCCCGCTGAAGAACATGCGGTGTGGAACACGCTGATCACTCGCCAGTTGAAGGTGATTGAAGGTCGCGCGTGCCAGGAATACCTGGACGGTATCGAAAAACTCGGCCTGCCCCACGACCGCATCCCGCAACTGGCCGAGATCAATAAAGTCCTCGGCGAGACCACCGGTTGGCAAGTTGCCCGGGTGCCAGCGCTAATCCCCTTCCAGACCTTTTTCGAATTGCTTGCCAGCAAGCAATTCCCCGTCGCCACCTTCATTCGTACCCGCGAAGAGCTCGACTATCTGCAAGAGCCGGACATCTTCCACGAGATCTTCGGCCACTGCCCGCTGCTGACCAACCCGTATTTCGCCGAATTCACCCACACCTACGGCAAGCTCGGCCTGCAAGCGACCAAGGAAGAGCGTGTGTACCTGGCGCGGCTGTACTGGATGACCATCGAATTCGGTCTGGTCGACACCCCGCAGGGCAAGCGCATCTACGGCGGCGGGATTCTGTCCTCGCCCAAAGAAACCGTTTACTGCCTGTCGGACGAGCCCGAGCACCAGCGCTTCGATCCGCTGGAAGCCATGCGCACGCCGTATCGCATCGACATCCTGCAACCGCTGTATTTTGTCCTGCCGAACCTCAAGCGCCTGTTCGACGTGGCCCATGAAGACATCATGGCCATGGTTCGTCAGGGCATGCAGCTGGGCTTGCACGCGCCGAAATTTCCGCCGAAACCCAAAGCCGCCTGA
- a CDS encoding flagellar basal body rod protein FlgF, with translation MDKYLYVAMTGASQNALAQRAHANNLANISTNGFQRDLEQARSMPVFGDSFPARAFAMSERPATDFTPGSLVQTGRDLDVAVSGNGFIAVQNPNGGESYVRTGSLNIDALGVLRAGNGMPVIGNGGPIAVPPEQQVEVGEDGTISIRAMGEGPRVMAEVDRIKLVNPDIKNMNKGLDGSIYTKDGQPAQADANVKLVSGFLESSNVNAVEEMTSVLALAKQFELHVKMMNTAKDDDQAMARVLQIS, from the coding sequence GTGGACAAGTACCTTTATGTGGCAATGACCGGCGCCAGCCAGAACGCACTGGCGCAACGGGCGCATGCCAACAACCTGGCGAACATTTCCACCAACGGCTTCCAGCGCGACCTCGAGCAGGCGCGTTCGATGCCGGTATTCGGTGACAGCTTTCCGGCGCGTGCGTTTGCCATGAGCGAACGGCCCGCCACCGACTTCACCCCGGGCTCGCTGGTGCAGACTGGCCGCGACCTCGACGTCGCAGTGTCCGGCAACGGTTTTATCGCCGTGCAGAATCCCAACGGTGGCGAAAGCTACGTGCGCACCGGCAGCCTCAACATCGACGCCCTCGGCGTATTGCGCGCCGGCAACGGCATGCCGGTGATCGGTAATGGCGGCCCGATCGCCGTGCCGCCCGAGCAGCAGGTCGAAGTCGGCGAAGACGGCACCATCAGCATTCGCGCGATGGGCGAAGGCCCGCGCGTCATGGCCGAAGTCGACCGGATCAAACTGGTCAACCCGGACATCAAGAACATGAACAAAGGCCTCGACGGTTCGATTTACACCAAGGACGGCCAGCCGGCGCAAGCCGACGCCAACGTCAAACTGGTCTCGGGTTTCCTCGAGTCGAGCAACGTCAATGCCGTGGAAGAAATGACTTCGGTGCTGGCCCTGGCCAAGCAGTTCGAGTTGCACGTCAAGATGATGAACACCGCCAAAGACGACGACCAGGCCATGGCTCGGGTCTTGCAGATCAGCTAA
- the flgG gene encoding flagellar basal-body rod protein FlgG — protein sequence MLPALWVAKTGLSAQDTNLTTISNNLANVSTTGFKRDRAEFQDLLYQIKRQPGAQSTQDSELPSGLQVGTGVRIVGTQKNFTAGSLQTTEQPLDMAIDGRGFFQILQPDGTTSYTRDGTFHLDSNGQIVNASGFALEPAIIIPNDAQTFTVGRDGTVSITIAGNPASQVIGNLQTADFINPAGLQAVGNNLFLETAASGAPQIGTPGLNGFGTTLQNTLETSNVSTVEEMVNMITTQRAYEMNSKVISTADQMLSFVTQNL from the coding sequence ATGCTTCCGGCTCTATGGGTTGCCAAAACCGGTCTGTCCGCCCAGGACACCAACCTGACCACCATTTCCAACAACCTGGCGAACGTTTCGACCACGGGTTTCAAACGTGACCGTGCAGAGTTCCAGGACCTGCTCTATCAGATCAAGCGTCAGCCAGGCGCCCAGTCGACCCAAGACAGCGAACTGCCGTCGGGTCTGCAAGTGGGTACCGGTGTGCGCATCGTCGGCACGCAGAAAAACTTCACCGCCGGCAGCCTGCAAACCACCGAGCAGCCGCTTGACATGGCCATCGACGGTCGCGGTTTCTTCCAGATCCTGCAGCCGGACGGCACCACGTCCTACACCCGTGACGGTACTTTCCACCTCGACTCCAATGGCCAGATCGTCAATGCCAGCGGTTTCGCTCTGGAACCGGCGATCATCATCCCGAACGATGCGCAGACCTTCACTGTCGGCCGCGACGGTACCGTGTCGATCACCATCGCCGGCAACCCGGCCTCGCAAGTGATCGGCAACCTGCAGACCGCCGACTTCATCAACCCGGCCGGCCTGCAAGCCGTGGGCAACAACCTGTTCCTGGAAACCGCGGCTTCCGGCGCGCCTCAGATCGGCACCCCGGGCCTGAACGGTTTCGGTACCACGCTGCAGAACACCCTGGAAACGTCCAACGTCAGCACCGTTGAAGAGATGGTCAACATGATCACCACTCAACGCGCCTACGAGATGAACTCCAAGGTGATCTCCACCGCCGACCAGATGCTCTCGTTCGTAACGCAGAATCTGTAA
- the flgH gene encoding flagellar basal body L-ring protein FlgH, which produces MKRFVSVLALSGVVSLAGCVAPTPRPNDPYYAPVLPRTPLPAAANNGSIYQAGFEQNLYSDRKAFRVGDIITITLNERTQASKNANSQMDKNSDNKIGLTSLFGSSLTTNNPIGSNDLSLNAGYSADRSTKGDAKSGQSNSLTGSITVTVADVLPNGIIAVRGEKWLTLNTGDELVRIAGMVRADDIATDNTVSSTRVADARITYSGTGAFADTSQPGWFDRFFLSPLFPF; this is translated from the coding sequence ATGAAGCGCTTTGTATCTGTTCTGGCATTGAGTGGGGTCGTCTCGCTCGCGGGCTGCGTCGCCCCGACGCCCAGGCCCAACGACCCTTACTACGCCCCGGTGTTGCCGCGCACACCGTTGCCGGCGGCCGCCAACAACGGCTCGATCTATCAGGCCGGCTTCGAGCAGAACCTGTACAGCGACCGCAAGGCGTTCCGGGTCGGTGACATCATCACCATCACCCTGAACGAGCGCACCCAGGCGAGCAAGAATGCCAACTCGCAGATGGACAAGAACAGCGACAACAAGATCGGGCTGACTTCGCTGTTCGGCTCCAGCCTGACCACCAACAACCCGATCGGTAGCAACGACCTGAGCCTCAACGCCGGCTACAGCGCCGACCGTTCGACCAAGGGCGACGCCAAGTCGGGGCAGAGCAACAGCCTGACCGGCTCGATCACCGTGACCGTGGCCGACGTGCTGCCCAACGGCATCATTGCCGTGCGTGGCGAGAAGTGGCTGACGCTCAATACCGGTGACGAGCTGGTGCGCATCGCCGGCATGGTCCGCGCCGATGACATCGCGACCGACAACACTGTGTCGTCGACCCGTGTCGCCGATGCGCGCATCACCTATTCGGGTACCGGCGCGTTTGCCGACACGAGTCAGCCAGGCTGGTTCGACCGCTTCTTCCTCAGCCCGCTGTTCCCTTTCTAG
- a CDS encoding flagellar basal body P-ring protein FlgI has protein sequence MLAALLLPVAFTAHAERLKDIASISGVRSNQLIGYGLVVGLNGTGDQTTQTPFTLQTFNNMLSQFGIKVPPGSGNVQLKNVAAVSVSADLPAFAKPGQQVDITVSSIGNSKSLRGGTLLLTPLKGIDGNVYAIAQGNLVVGGFDAEGRDGSKITVNVPSAGRIPGGASVERSVPSGFNQGNSLTLNLNRSDFTTAKRIVDKINDMLGPGVAQAIDGGSIRVTAPLDPSQRVDYLSILENLEVDPGQAVAKVIINSRTGTIVIGQNVKVSPAAVTHGSLTVTITEDPIVSQPGPLSNGQTAVVPRSRVNAEQEAKPMFKFGPGTTLDEIVRAVNQVGAAPGDLMAILEALKQAGALQADLIVI, from the coding sequence ATGCTGGCCGCGTTGTTGTTGCCGGTTGCCTTCACTGCACATGCCGAGCGGCTGAAAGACATCGCCAGCATTTCCGGCGTGCGCTCCAACCAGTTGATCGGTTACGGCCTGGTGGTCGGGCTTAACGGTACCGGCGACCAGACGACGCAGACCCCGTTCACCCTGCAGACTTTCAACAACATGCTCTCGCAGTTCGGCATCAAGGTGCCGCCGGGATCGGGCAACGTGCAGTTGAAGAACGTCGCGGCGGTGTCGGTGAGTGCTGATCTGCCAGCGTTTGCCAAACCGGGTCAGCAGGTCGACATCACCGTTTCGTCGATCGGTAACTCCAAGAGCCTGCGCGGCGGCACTTTGTTGCTGACGCCACTCAAGGGTATCGACGGCAATGTCTACGCCATCGCTCAAGGCAACCTCGTGGTTGGCGGTTTCGACGCTGAAGGCCGTGACGGTTCGAAGATTACCGTCAACGTTCCGTCGGCCGGGCGCATCCCTGGCGGTGCCTCGGTTGAGCGTTCGGTGCCGAGCGGTTTCAACCAGGGCAACAGTCTGACGCTGAACCTCAACCGCTCCGACTTCACCACCGCCAAGCGCATCGTCGACAAGATCAACGACATGCTCGGCCCTGGCGTCGCACAAGCCATTGATGGCGGTTCGATCCGTGTGACTGCACCGCTCGATCCGAGCCAGCGTGTCGACTACCTGTCGATCCTGGAAAACCTTGAAGTCGATCCGGGCCAGGCCGTCGCCAAAGTCATCATCAACTCGCGCACCGGCACCATCGTCATCGGCCAGAACGTGAAAGTGTCGCCGGCCGCTGTCACCCACGGCAGCCTGACCGTGACCATCACCGAAGACCCGATCGTCAGCCAGCCGGGCCCGCTGTCCAACGGCCAGACTGCCGTCGTGCCGCGCTCGCGAGTGAATGCCGAACAGGAAGCCAAACCGATGTTCAAGTTCGGCCCGGGCACCACCCTCGACGAGATCGTCCGTGCGGTGAACCAGGTCGGCGCGGCACCGGGTGACCTGATGGCAATTCTTGAAGCTCTGAAGCAGGCCGGCGCTTTGCAAGCCGACCTGATCGTGATCTGA